One part of the Bacteroidota bacterium genome encodes these proteins:
- a CDS encoding pitrilysin family protein, which yields MKKRFLLAGLAFLTSAGSALKAQTQPATTGQTVLIEKVVAKPGELKIGYEKYKLANGLTLFIHEDHSDPLVHVEVTYHVGSAREAAGRSGFAHLFEHMLFQGSEHVKDEEHFKMVQAAGGQMNGNTNRDRTTYFETVPSNYLETALWLESDRMGFLLDSLTTKKFEVQRSTVKNEKGQNVDNQPYGKTDEIRDQNMYPMGHPYSWPVIGYLRDLDNATIDDVKNFFMRWYSPNNASLIVSGDVNPQDVIRLTEKYFGPIPKGPEVRKQRVEPFRLADNKYVNYPDKVFFPLNEYTWPTVPSYHADEAALDFLGGILSQGKNAIFYKNFIKPEKLVQASSYNVGSELAGEFVIDLLTFPGSEEDEEKLLTETLNEFNTKGVTDVEIAAAYAQVENSLIGAMESVQGRSSLLMFFNYIHNGKSYNLAEELARYKKVTKEDVMRVFRTYILNRNFVKVRVFPKDLNAANKQEYVHKDPEMEKGTNELEYKGLSYNKPKDNFDRSIKPTPLPLKNVVVPTYWQTTLPNGIKIIGTRSTETPGVDITLRMKGGNMVLDPSKSGLASLTANMMGEATQTLTGEQLDAATQKLGGGFGFGASFDASIASVSCQKKDLDQMLYLFQDALMHPKFTAEDFKRISNQTYQNVEQSLQNASYAGNVVFGRLLYGKGTIQGVPAGGSTKTIKGLSIKDVQSYYDKYYAPDYATVVVIGDLSQEEVLEKLSFLKAWGKKNVVLPKLDGAVAVEQTQIYLVDKYKAPQSQIFVGNPAIPYDWNGKYYKAGLMNFILGGNFNSRLNLNLREEKGFTYGIYSSLRGNDFGGIWATSAGVRQTSTDSAVREIMYEIKKLREGGIDDEELNFIKTSIGQSDALRYESNGDKAAFLNGIVERNLPADYQAQQKAILNSLTKEEVKALANEILAPEKMVIVVVGDRDKITEPLKKLGYKVTEVKAND from the coding sequence ATGAAAAAACGATTCCTCCTCGCTGGTTTAGCTTTTTTAACAAGTGCAGGCTCAGCACTTAAAGCTCAAACACAGCCAGCAACTACCGGTCAAACGGTATTAATTGAAAAAGTTGTTGCCAAACCTGGCGAACTTAAAATTGGTTACGAGAAATACAAATTAGCCAATGGTTTAACCCTATTTATACACGAAGACCATTCAGATCCTTTGGTTCACGTTGAAGTTACCTACCACGTAGGTTCAGCTCGTGAAGCTGCAGGTAGATCAGGATTTGCGCATTTATTTGAGCACATGTTATTCCAAGGTTCAGAGCACGTAAAAGACGAAGAACACTTTAAAATGGTACAGGCTGCGGGTGGACAAATGAATGGTAACACAAACAGAGATAGAACTACCTACTTTGAAACAGTACCTTCAAACTACTTGGAAACAGCATTGTGGTTAGAGTCAGACAGGATGGGTTTTTTATTGGATTCATTAACAACCAAAAAATTTGAAGTACAACGCTCAACTGTAAAAAATGAAAAAGGTCAAAATGTTGACAACCAACCTTACGGAAAAACAGACGAAATCCGTGACCAAAATATGTACCCTATGGGTCATCCGTACAGCTGGCCGGTAATCGGTTACTTACGCGATTTAGATAACGCTACTATTGATGACGTAAAGAATTTCTTTATGCGCTGGTACTCACCTAACAATGCTTCGTTAATTGTAAGTGGTGATGTGAATCCACAAGATGTAATCAGATTAACTGAAAAATATTTTGGACCTATTCCAAAAGGACCTGAAGTACGTAAACAACGCGTAGAGCCTTTCAGATTAGCAGATAACAAATATGTAAACTACCCAGACAAAGTATTTTTCCCGTTAAACGAATATACTTGGCCTACAGTTCCTTCATACCATGCGGATGAAGCAGCACTTGATTTCTTAGGTGGTATTTTAAGCCAAGGTAAAAATGCAATTTTCTATAAAAACTTTATTAAACCTGAAAAACTGGTGCAAGCATCTAGTTATAACGTAGGTTCAGAGTTAGCAGGTGAGTTTGTAATTGATTTACTAACTTTCCCGGGTAGCGAAGAAGATGAAGAAAAATTATTAACTGAAACTTTGAACGAATTTAATACCAAAGGAGTAACTGATGTAGAAATTGCGGCTGCTTACGCCCAGGTAGAAAACAGTCTTATTGGCGCTATGGAAAGTGTACAAGGTCGTTCTTCATTGTTAATGTTCTTTAATTACATACACAATGGCAAATCATATAACTTAGCTGAAGAATTAGCCCGTTACAAAAAAGTAACCAAAGAAGATGTAATGCGCGTATTCAGAACTTATATTTTAAACAGAAACTTTGTAAAAGTGCGTGTATTCCCTAAAGATTTAAATGCAGCTAACAAACAAGAGTATGTTCACAAAGATCCTGAAATGGAAAAAGGAACAAATGAGTTAGAATACAAAGGTTTATCATACAACAAACCAAAAGATAACTTTGATAGAAGCATTAAACCTACTCCACTTCCTTTAAAAAATGTAGTAGTACCTACCTACTGGCAAACTACTTTACCTAACGGTATAAAAATTATCGGAACCCGCTCAACTGAAACACCAGGTGTTGATATTACTTTACGCATGAAAGGTGGAAACATGGTTTTAGATCCTTCAAAATCAGGATTAGCCAGTTTAACAGCTAATATGATGGGTGAGGCTACTCAAACATTAACCGGAGAGCAATTAGATGCTGCAACCCAAAAATTAGGTGGCGGATTCGGTTTCGGTGCTAGCTTTGATGCTTCTATTGCATCAGTAAGCTGCCAAAAGAAAGATTTAGACCAAATGCTTTATTTATTCCAGGATGCATTAATGCACCCTAAATTTACTGCAGAAGATTTTAAACGTATTTCAAACCAAACTTACCAAAACGTAGAGCAAAGCTTACAAAATGCTTCTTATGCAGGTAATGTTGTATTTGGCCGCTTATTATACGGAAAAGGAACCATACAAGGTGTGCCTGCCGGTGGAAGCACTAAAACAATCAAAGGTTTATCAATTAAAGACGTACAATCATACTACGATAAATACTATGCACCAGATTATGCAACGGTAGTAGTTATTGGTGACTTGAGTCAAGAGGAAGTATTAGAGAAATTAAGTTTCTTAAAAGCTTGGGGTAAAAAGAATGTTGTTTTACCTAAATTAGATGGAGCTGTAGCTGTTGAACAAACACAAATTTACTTAGTAGATAAATACAAAGCACCTCAATCACAAATTTTTGTAGGTAACCCTGCAATTCCTTACGACTGGAATGGAAAATACTACAAAGCAGGTTTAATGAACTTTATATTAGGAGGAAACTTCAATAGCCGTTTAAACTTAAACTTACGCGAAGAAAAAGGATTTACTTATGGTATCTATAGTAGTTTAAGAGGAAATGATTTTGGTGGTATCTGGGCTACATCTGCAGGTGTTAGACAAACATCTACTGATAGTGCAGTACGCGAAATCATGTATGAAATTAAAAAACTACGCGAAGGTGGAATTGATGATGAAGAATTAAACTTTATCAAAACATCAATTGGACAAAGCGATGCTTTAAGATATGAGTCAAATGGAGATAAAGCAGCTTTCTTAAACGGTATTGTAGAAAGAAACTTACCTGCCGACTACCAAGCGCAACAAAAAGCTATTTTAAACTCATTAACCAAAGAAGAAGTAAAAGCTTTAGCCAACGAAATATTAGCCCCTGAAAAAATGGTAATAGTAGTAGTTGGTGACAGAGATAAAATTACAGAACCTTTGAAAAAATTAGGTTATAAAGTAACTGAAGTAAAAGCAAACGATTAA
- a CDS encoding Sir2 family NAD-dependent protein deacetylase, with amino-acid sequence MKKLVVLSGAGVSAESGIKTFRDSGGLWEGYKIEEVATYDAWLRNPTMVQDFYNMRRKNVLEVNPNEAHYLLKELENRYHVQIITQNVDNLHERAGSKNVLHLHGLITQAKSTINDSLIYDIDGWELKMGEVCELGSQLRPNIVWFGESVPAIEQAVEMVQEADMMLVIGTSLQVYPAAGLLDYFNPQHNLYVIDPNPLPIRNYNNLVSIQEVASKGMQQLLELI; translated from the coding sequence ATGAAAAAGTTAGTTGTATTATCGGGTGCAGGTGTAAGTGCTGAAAGTGGTATTAAAACATTTAGAGATAGTGGTGGACTATGGGAAGGTTATAAAATAGAAGAAGTGGCTACCTACGATGCCTGGTTACGCAACCCAACTATGGTGCAGGACTTTTACAACATGCGTAGAAAAAACGTATTGGAAGTAAACCCTAACGAGGCACATTATTTACTAAAGGAATTAGAAAACAGGTACCACGTACAAATAATTACGCAAAACGTTGACAATTTACATGAGCGTGCGGGTAGTAAAAACGTATTGCATTTACATGGCCTTATCACACAAGCTAAAAGCACTATCAATGATTCATTGATTTACGATATTGATGGTTGGGAATTAAAAATGGGCGAAGTATGTGAATTGGGTTCGCAATTAAGGCCTAATATTGTTTGGTTTGGCGAGTCAGTTCCTGCTATTGAACAAGCTGTAGAAATGGTACAGGAAGCGGATATGATGTTAGTTATTGGTACTAGTTTACAAGTATATCCTGCGGCCGGTCTGCTTGATTATTTTAACCCTCAGCATAACCTTTATGTAATAGACCCTAATCCTTTACCTATTCGTAATTATAATAACCTGGTAAGTATACAGGAAGTGGCTTCAAAGGGTATGCAACAATTGTTGGAACTCATATAG
- the ppk1 gene encoding polyphosphate kinase 1 produces MIKSNKNYLFKDREISWLYFNERVLQEAENPATPLMERIKFLAIFSSNLDEFFRVRVAQLRRVQRVNGKKAISDVQNSPNEILDAIQYRTQILQDRFNKIYQNSILPSLAEKKIFLVNDLQVNETQKQQVKEYFKANIINLLFPIVIDDLRHTPHLRDRSIYLAVSLNDSTGKLIPKHAIIEVPVGALNRFYQLPTNEDGNFIICLEDIIKLNLGRIFQQYDYDTYEAYIIKITRDAEFTIDADDRDYTVTLLDKIQKSIKQRSKGLPTRFVYDAAMPQEMLDLFTKKLDLKNVNRVAGGRYHNFKDFMDFPKVGSPEDYYENHPPLNIGELDKAKILFDVIKTHDVLLHHPYESFDYLIRLLREAAIDPGVHTIKITLYRVAKHSNVVNALINAIKNGKIVIVLMELQARFDEEANIYWTNQLQEAGAHVHFGKPGQKVHTKFCLIYRKENSQTVKYAHLSTGNYNGMTSRVYSDFAIFTKDERLTSDLEMLSDQLFLNLKRGTYKHLLIAPDNMKRRFLEMIDQETSNSKAGKPAYIIAKMNSLVDNDVIKKLYDASIAGVKVQLIVRGVCSLVPRVKGLSENIEVISIIDKFLEHSRVYIFCNNGNELIYLASADWMSRNLNNRIECGFPIYNEEIKKTIKDIINLQLNDTCKARRINENGENDYLLSDCKDKNRSQVETYNYLKNLHS; encoded by the coding sequence ATGATTAAAAGTAATAAGAACTATTTATTTAAAGACCGCGAAATTAGTTGGCTGTATTTTAATGAAAGAGTTTTGCAAGAAGCCGAAAACCCTGCAACTCCTTTAATGGAGCGTATTAAGTTTCTGGCTATTTTTTCTTCTAATTTAGATGAGTTTTTTAGGGTAAGGGTAGCCCAGTTAAGAAGGGTACAAAGGGTAAATGGAAAAAAAGCCATTAGCGATGTGCAAAATAGCCCTAACGAAATTTTAGATGCTATACAGTACAGAACCCAAATATTACAAGACCGATTTAACAAGATTTACCAAAACAGCATACTACCTAGTTTAGCGGAAAAGAAAATTTTTCTGGTAAACGATTTACAAGTAAACGAAACGCAGAAACAACAGGTAAAGGAATATTTTAAAGCCAATATTATTAATTTACTTTTTCCTATTGTTATTGACGATTTAAGACATACACCACATTTAAGAGACAGGTCAATTTACTTAGCTGTTAGTTTAAATGATAGTACCGGTAAATTAATTCCTAAACATGCCATTATAGAAGTACCCGTTGGTGCTTTAAATAGATTTTATCAGTTGCCAACCAATGAAGATGGTAATTTTATTATATGTTTAGAAGACATTATTAAATTAAACTTAGGCCGAATATTTCAACAGTACGATTATGATACTTACGAGGCATACATTATTAAAATAACCCGCGATGCGGAGTTTACTATTGATGCAGATGATAGAGATTATACGGTTACGTTATTAGATAAAATTCAAAAGAGCATTAAACAACGCTCCAAAGGTTTGCCTACCCGTTTTGTGTACGATGCGGCTATGCCACAGGAAATGCTTGACTTGTTTACTAAAAAATTAGATTTAAAAAATGTAAACAGGGTAGCAGGAGGAAGGTATCATAACTTTAAAGACTTTATGGATTTTCCGAAAGTAGGCAGCCCGGAAGATTATTATGAAAACCATCCACCTTTAAATATTGGGGAGTTAGATAAAGCCAAAATACTTTTTGATGTAATTAAAACCCATGATGTATTGTTACATCATCCTTATGAATCGTTTGACTATTTAATTCGTTTGTTACGTGAGGCCGCTATTGACCCGGGGGTTCATACCATTAAAATTACTTTGTACAGGGTAGCCAAACATAGTAATGTGGTAAATGCTTTGATTAATGCGATTAAGAATGGAAAAATTGTAATTGTGCTAATGGAGTTACAGGCAAGGTTTGATGAAGAAGCTAATATTTATTGGACTAACCAATTGCAGGAAGCAGGTGCTCATGTTCACTTTGGAAAACCGGGGCAAAAGGTACATACCAAATTCTGCTTAATATACAGAAAAGAGAATAGTCAAACGGTTAAATACGCTCATCTTTCAACGGGCAATTATAATGGCATGACCAGCCGTGTGTATAGCGATTTTGCTATTTTCACCAAAGATGAAAGATTAACCAGCGATTTGGAAATGCTTAGTGACCAATTGTTTTTGAATTTAAAACGCGGAACATACAAGCATTTGTTAATAGCACCTGATAACATGAAACGCAGGTTCCTAGAAATGATTGATCAGGAAACGAGCAATAGCAAAGCGGGTAAGCCGGCTTATATTATTGCTAAAATGAATAGCTTGGTTGATAATGATGTAATTAAAAAATTATACGATGCGAGTATAGCAGGGGTAAAAGTTCAATTGATTGTGAGAGGCGTTTGTTCATTAGTACCAAGGGTAAAGGGCTTAAGCGAAAACATTGAAGTAATAAGCATTATTGATAAATTTTTGGAGCACTCAAGGGTGTATATATTCTGTAACAATGGCAATGAATTGATTTACCTGGCCAGTGCCGATTGGATGAGCCGTAATTTAAATAACAGGATAGAGTGCGGTTTCCCCATATACAATGAGGAAATTAAGAAAACGATAAAGGATATTATAAATTTACAACTGAATGATACCTGTAAAGCACGCAGAATAAATGAAAATGGTGAAAACGATTATCTGTTAAGTGATTGCAAGGATAAAAACAGGTCGCAAGTTGAAACGTATAATTATTTAAAAAATTTGCATTCATAG
- a CDS encoding DUF6580 family putative transport protein: protein MNKRFLTIVGLIAVATICRFLPHPPNFTPIGAIALFAGAFIANRYLAIALPLIALFISDLFLGLYGADMIPVYACTALVSVLGIAISNKKNPGFVIGASLLGSIVFYLVTNLVYLYAADNTYYPVNFSGLMQSYYAALPFFKNSLQGDLLFTTILFGAYYLLRVNVPFLKEEKAKA, encoded by the coding sequence ATGAATAAAAGATTTTTAACTATAGTGGGTTTAATTGCTGTTGCAACTATTTGCCGTTTTTTACCACATCCACCTAATTTTACGCCAATTGGTGCTATTGCTTTATTTGCAGGAGCATTTATAGCGAATAGATATTTGGCTATTGCATTGCCTTTAATAGCTTTGTTTATAAGCGATTTGTTTTTAGGTTTGTACGGAGCCGATATGATTCCTGTTTATGCTTGTACTGCTTTGGTAAGTGTTTTAGGAATTGCCATTAGCAACAAAAAAAATCCGGGCTTTGTAATAGGTGCTTCATTATTGGGTTCTATTGTATTTTACTTAGTAACTAACCTTGTTTATTTATATGCTGCTGACAATACTTATTACCCGGTTAATTTTAGCGGATTAATGCAAAGTTATTATGCTGCATTGCCTTTCTTTAAAAATTCATTGCAAGGTGATTTATTATTCACTACTATTTTATTTGGTGCTTACTACTTGTTAAGAGTAAATGTACCTTTCTTAAAAGAAGAGAAAGCTAAAGCATAG
- a CDS encoding exonuclease domain-containing protein, translating to MYAIVDIETTGGHASSNGITEICIFLHDGEKVTGQYQTLINPGMEIPRYIESFTGITNEMVAKAPAFSQVAETIFNYLNGPIFIAHNVNFDYSFIKYALGICGYELNSKKLCTVRLSRKIIPGYSSYSLGNLCGYLKIPISDRHRAQGDAEATVKLFELLLKRDNEEHINQMLKRNSKEQVLPPNLPKEQFDSLPDKPGIYYFHNQAGKIIYIGKAKSIKSRVSSHFSNNSPNRQKQNFMRDIYTISFEETATELMALLLESHEIKHHWPEFNKAQKRYDAQYGLYDYEDRNGIIRLGFELMTKHRHVKPLLEFSSKIQAIENIQLLANEYDLCPQLCGVQLTCANETCACKKQETVFNYNAKVNDLIIALSNKDSYLIVDKGRNKKEYSAIWVDKGKLIGMGYVPKNIEPNNIDEVITFIKKYKENFFMQNQVANFASNYPEKLVWL from the coding sequence ATGTATGCTATAGTAGATATTGAGACAACGGGCGGGCATGCTAGCAGCAACGGTATTACCGAAATATGTATTTTTTTGCACGATGGCGAAAAAGTAACCGGGCAATACCAGACACTTATAAACCCGGGTATGGAAATACCTCGGTATATTGAATCGTTTACAGGTATTACCAACGAAATGGTAGCAAAAGCACCCGCTTTTAGTCAGGTAGCTGAAACTATTTTCAACTATCTAAACGGACCCATTTTTATAGCCCATAATGTAAATTTTGATTACTCATTTATTAAATACGCTTTAGGTATTTGTGGTTATGAATTAAACAGCAAAAAACTATGCACTGTAAGGTTAAGCCGTAAAATAATTCCGGGTTACAGTTCATACAGCTTAGGTAATTTATGCGGTTATTTAAAAATACCCATAAGCGACAGGCACAGGGCGCAAGGCGATGCAGAGGCTACCGTAAAACTATTTGAATTATTGCTTAAACGTGATAACGAAGAGCATATAAACCAAATGCTCAAACGCAATTCAAAAGAGCAGGTACTCCCTCCTAATTTACCCAAAGAGCAGTTTGATAGTTTACCGGACAAACCGGGTATTTATTACTTCCATAATCAGGCAGGAAAAATAATTTATATAGGCAAAGCCAAATCAATTAAATCAAGGGTAAGCAGCCACTTTTCAAACAACTCCCCTAACCGACAAAAACAAAATTTTATGCGCGATATTTATACCATATCGTTTGAAGAAACAGCTACCGAATTAATGGCATTGTTATTAGAATCGCATGAAATAAAACACCATTGGCCAGAGTTTAACAAAGCACAAAAAAGATACGATGCGCAATATGGTTTATATGATTACGAAGACAGGAATGGAATTATCCGTTTAGGCTTTGAGTTAATGACCAAACACCGCCATGTAAAACCACTGTTAGAGTTTAGCAGTAAAATACAAGCCATTGAAAACATTCAATTACTGGCCAATGAGTATGATCTTTGCCCGCAGCTTTGTGGCGTACAACTGACTTGCGCAAACGAAACCTGCGCCTGCAAAAAACAGGAAACCGTTTTTAACTATAATGCCAAAGTGAATGATTTAATTATTGCCCTGAGCAATAAAGACAGTTATTTAATAGTAGATAAAGGCCGGAACAAAAAAGAATACTCAGCCATTTGGGTTGATAAAGGTAAACTGATAGGTATGGGTTACGTACCAAAAAATATTGAACCCAACAATATAGATGAAGTAATCACCTTCATTAAAAAATACAAAGAGAATTTCTTTATGCAAAATCAGGTAGCCAATTTTGCCAGTAATTATCCTGAAAAATTAGTTTGGTTATAA